Proteins from a single region of Altererythrobacter sp. Root672:
- a CDS encoding PQQ-dependent dehydrogenase, methanol/ethanol family, with protein MKKLIVAALLGLAACSQSREPPKVDTSVIGAGDNWDNPGGDWAGSHFSRLTDITPANVDKLGLAWEYDLGTARVQEATPVVIDGVMYTSGNLGRVYALNAATGEQLWKFEPEVDMQVNRWTCCDQANRGVQVHDGKVFVGSLDGYLYALDAKTGEVAWKTDTIADRKRGYTVTGAPEIAGDLVIIGNAGAENDTRGYVTAYNAKDGSEAWRFWTIPRDPKDGPQESEALEAALKTWDPKSRWDIGGGGTVWDAIQYDPQFDQVIIGVGNGGPYPLHTRSPKGGDNLYLNSLVALDRETGEMKWHFQETPTDSWDLTATQPMVFSEMEVGGKKRPVILHTPKNGFFFVVDRESGKPLAANALVRTSWASGWDLKTGKPNLTPQYSDYSTGPKIVFPASSGARNWHPAAYDPTRNLYFAAVVDMGNLMFIPPGQENPARRERFLNPSAALIFTADLEAAAATLPPPMQAQIKALPQWKQVLDLPYSSQIRAIDPLTGKTKWAADFDGWQDRGGVLATESGLVIHGTLAGKLIVRDAETGKVLKSIDTGSSMLAAPMTYRVNGVQYVAVQAGWGGGGWGFVPPYAAAYAKGNANRLLVFKIGGGETRVPADLPPIEPAPAAPAQLPGVTPAMIAMGSGLFTENCSICHSNQPRAPLPDLRRLDKARHEAFNQIVLEGLFTPNGMPHFEDLLKPDQVKAIHAFLIDEQTKLRARELQLKSQGKPLDSRSLTILSNF; from the coding sequence ATGAAAAAACTGATCGTCGCGGCGCTGCTCGGACTCGCCGCCTGTTCGCAAAGCCGTGAGCCGCCCAAGGTCGACACGTCGGTCATTGGGGCCGGCGACAACTGGGACAACCCGGGCGGCGACTGGGCCGGCAGCCACTTCTCGCGCCTGACCGACATCACTCCGGCCAACGTCGATAAGCTCGGCCTCGCCTGGGAATACGACCTCGGCACCGCGCGAGTGCAGGAAGCGACCCCGGTGGTGATCGACGGGGTGATGTACACCTCCGGCAACCTCGGCCGGGTCTACGCGCTCAACGCCGCGACCGGCGAGCAGCTGTGGAAGTTCGAGCCCGAAGTCGACATGCAGGTCAACCGCTGGACCTGCTGCGACCAGGCCAACCGCGGCGTGCAGGTGCATGACGGGAAGGTCTTTGTCGGCTCACTGGACGGCTACCTCTACGCGCTCGACGCCAAGACCGGCGAAGTCGCGTGGAAGACCGACACCATCGCCGACCGCAAGCGCGGCTACACCGTTACCGGCGCTCCGGAGATCGCCGGCGACCTGGTAATCATCGGCAACGCCGGCGCGGAGAACGACACGCGCGGCTACGTCACCGCCTACAACGCCAAGGACGGCAGCGAGGCCTGGCGTTTCTGGACCATCCCGCGCGATCCCAAGGACGGCCCGCAGGAGAGCGAGGCGCTCGAAGCCGCGCTCAAGACCTGGGACCCGAAGAGCCGCTGGGACATCGGCGGCGGCGGCACCGTGTGGGACGCGATCCAGTACGATCCGCAGTTCGACCAGGTAATCATCGGCGTCGGCAACGGCGGACCCTATCCGCTGCACACCCGCTCTCCGAAGGGTGGCGACAACCTCTACCTGAACTCCCTCGTCGCGCTCGATCGCGAGACCGGCGAGATGAAGTGGCACTTCCAGGAAACCCCGACGGATTCGTGGGACCTCACGGCGACCCAGCCGATGGTGTTCAGCGAGATGGAAGTCGGCGGCAAGAAGCGCCCGGTCATCCTGCATACGCCCAAGAACGGCTTCTTCTTCGTAGTCGACCGCGAGAGCGGCAAGCCCCTGGCAGCGAACGCCCTGGTGCGGACGAGCTGGGCTTCAGGCTGGGACCTGAAGACCGGCAAGCCGAACCTGACGCCCCAATATTCGGACTATTCGACCGGCCCGAAGATCGTGTTCCCGGCCTCCTCCGGCGCGCGCAATTGGCACCCGGCGGCCTACGACCCCACGCGCAATCTCTACTTCGCGGCGGTGGTCGACATGGGCAACCTGATGTTCATTCCGCCGGGCCAGGAAAACCCCGCACGCCGCGAGCGCTTCCTCAATCCGTCGGCGGCGCTGATCTTCACTGCCGATCTTGAGGCTGCTGCCGCAACTCTGCCGCCGCCGATGCAGGCACAGATCAAGGCGCTGCCGCAGTGGAAGCAGGTGCTCGACCTGCCCTATTCCTCGCAGATCCGCGCGATCGATCCGCTCACTGGCAAGACCAAGTGGGCGGCCGATTTCGACGGCTGGCAGGACCGCGGCGGCGTGCTTGCGACCGAGAGCGGCCTCGTCATCCACGGCACGCTCGCCGGCAAGCTGATCGTGCGCGATGCGGAGACCGGCAAGGTGCTCAAGTCGATCGACACCGGCAGCTCGATGCTCGCCGCGCCGATGACTTATCGGGTCAACGGCGTGCAGTACGTCGCGGTGCAGGCCGGTTGGGGCGGGGGTGGCTGGGGCTTCGTCCCGCCGTACGCCGCGGCCTATGCCAAGGGTAACGCCAACCGCCTGCTGGTGTTCAAGATCGGTGGCGGGGAGACGCGCGTTCCGGCCGACCTCCCGCCGATCGAGCCTGCTCCCGCGGCACCGGCTCAGCTGCCCGGCGTGACGCCGGCGATGATCGCGATGGGTTCCGGCCTGTTCACCGAGAACTGCTCGATCTGCCACTCGAACCAGCCGCGCGCGCCGCTGCCGGACCTGCGGCGGCTCGACAAGGCCCGGCACGAGGCGTTCAACCAGATCGTCCTCGAAGGCCTGTTTACGCCGAACGGCATGCCGCACTTCGAGGATCTGCTGAAGCCCGATCAAGTGAAGGCGATCCACGCTTTCCTGATCGACGAGCAGACCAAGTTGCGCGCTCGCGAGTTGCAGTTGAAGTCGCAAGGCAAGCCGCTCGACAGCCGCAGCCTCACGATTTTGTCCAATTTCTAG
- a CDS encoding aldehyde dehydrogenase codes for MTPQGVNIKYPEKLFIGGQWVAPMSGSSIEVVNPNTEEVIARVGEAGPDDMDRAVAAAREAFDNGPWPTTPPAERGAALMKMIDHLEARVPELSAAWTAQVGGLASFAPVMHGGGVAGLRGIAALGQNFQWVEQKKGMVVDTAILAREPVGVVVGIAPWNAPFGIMANKVFYSLVAGCTIVMKPSPETPLEAYIIAEAAEAAGLPPGTVNLVTGEREASDYLVHNVGVDKVSFTGSTGAGKRIAEVCGRRIARCSLELGGKSAAIVRDDFPIEAAAGILGNTITVMSGQVCAMLSRAIVSKHRHDELAEAIAGVMKGIKIGNSDDPSTQLGPLAMKRQLERVEMYIEEGKKSGADLVTGGQRPAHMNKGYFMEPTLFANVDNKSRIAQEEIFGPVLCLIPAEDEEDAIRIANESNYGLNGSVFTTDAQAAYDVSRKIRTGVMGQNGMRMEFGMPFGGFKQSGIGREGGEEGLWPYVETKTILLDGAPARL; via the coding sequence ATGACCCCCCAAGGCGTGAACATCAAATATCCCGAGAAGCTGTTCATCGGCGGCCAGTGGGTCGCCCCGATGAGCGGGTCGTCGATCGAGGTCGTCAATCCGAACACCGAAGAAGTGATCGCTCGCGTCGGCGAGGCCGGCCCTGACGACATGGACCGCGCCGTCGCCGCCGCGCGTGAGGCGTTCGACAACGGCCCCTGGCCGACCACGCCGCCCGCCGAACGCGGCGCAGCGCTGATGAAGATGATCGACCACCTCGAAGCCCGCGTGCCCGAGCTTAGCGCCGCCTGGACCGCCCAGGTCGGCGGCCTCGCCAGCTTCGCGCCCGTCATGCACGGCGGGGGCGTCGCCGGCCTGCGCGGGATCGCGGCGCTGGGGCAGAACTTCCAGTGGGTCGAGCAGAAGAAGGGCATGGTGGTCGACACCGCCATCCTCGCGCGCGAACCGGTTGGCGTGGTCGTCGGCATCGCGCCGTGGAACGCCCCGTTCGGGATCATGGCCAACAAGGTGTTCTACTCGCTGGTCGCCGGCTGCACGATCGTGATGAAGCCTTCGCCCGAAACCCCGCTCGAAGCCTACATCATCGCCGAGGCCGCCGAGGCTGCGGGCCTGCCGCCGGGCACGGTCAACCTCGTCACCGGCGAGCGTGAGGCTTCGGACTACCTCGTGCACAATGTCGGCGTCGACAAGGTCAGCTTCACCGGCTCGACCGGCGCGGGCAAGCGTATCGCCGAAGTCTGCGGCCGCCGCATCGCGCGCTGCTCGCTCGAACTTGGCGGCAAGTCGGCCGCCATCGTGCGCGACGACTTCCCGATCGAGGCAGCCGCTGGCATCCTGGGCAACACCATCACCGTGATGAGCGGCCAGGTCTGCGCCATGCTCAGCCGCGCCATCGTGTCCAAGCATCGGCATGACGAACTGGCCGAGGCCATCGCGGGCGTGATGAAGGGCATCAAGATCGGCAACAGCGACGATCCCTCCACCCAGCTCGGCCCGCTGGCGATGAAGCGCCAACTCGAACGCGTCGAGATGTACATCGAGGAAGGCAAGAAGAGCGGCGCCGACCTTGTCACCGGCGGCCAGCGTCCGGCGCACATGAACAAGGGCTACTTCATGGAGCCGACCCTGTTCGCCAACGTCGACAACAAGAGCCGCATTGCCCAGGAAGAGATCTTCGGCCCCGTGCTGTGCCTGATCCCGGCCGAGGACGAGGAAGACGCGATCCGCATCGCCAACGAGAGCAACTACGGCCTCAACGGCTCGGTCTTCACTACCGACGCCCAGGCGGCCTACGACGTGAGCCGCAAGATCCGCACCGGCGTGATGGGCCAGAACGGCATGCGCATGGAGTTCGGCATGCCTTTCGGCGGGTTCAAGCAGTCGGGCATCGGCCGTGAAGGTGGTGAGGAAGGCCTGTGGCCTTACGTCGAAACCAAGACCATCCTGCTCGATGGAGCACCGGCAAGGCTTTGA
- the mutS gene encoding DNA mismatch repair protein MutS, giving the protein MMAQYLTLKREAGDCLLFYRMGDFFELFFDDAKTASAVLDIALTSRGEHDGAPIPMCGVPVHAAEGYLARLIKAGCRVAIAEQIESPEEAKKRGGSKALVARDIVRFVTAGTLTEEALLEPRRANVLAAVCEMRGMAGIAACDISTGRMELEECALADLGAALARLSASEVVIPEDLPSRLREGSGVGLLPAGAIPRSAHEFSSDGGEARLKGIHGVATLDGFGMFTRPMLAAACGLIAYLDHVGRGNLPLLLPPEGRSTGEVLAMDEATRGSLEIVESQGGGRAGSLLAAVDRCVTGAGARQLAEDLAAPLAQKAAIDERLNLVQWLYADPLLRADLRDVLRALPDLGRALGRIVAGRGSPRDLGQIRDGLSEARRVHDHLQGKPDKPALLEALVPRLGGHGALTDHLSRALVQTPPTERSSGGFIAEGYDAALDELRRVSGNARRAIAALESRYRDETGIAALKIRHNGVLGYFIEVPAKHADRLMAPDSGFTHRQTMAGAVRFNSLHLHEEASRIAEAGGHALVAEEAHFEELVSEVVADRERIAATAAALARLDVSAGQAERAAEGGWSRPEIVEDACLEIEGGRHPVVEAALAQAGERFVANDCRLGPSDRLWLVGGPNMGGKSTFLRQNALVVLLAQAGGFVPAARARVGLVDRLFSRVGAADNLARGRSTFMVEMVETAAILAQATERSFVILDEVGRGTSTYDGLALAWAVAEAIHENNRCRCLFATHYHELARLAETCPALSLHHVRAKEWKGDLVLLHEVAEGAADRSYGLAVAKLAGVPKPVVARARAVLDKLEKGRAETGGLAAGLGELPLFAAAAHLEEESRDTLRDRLHGLDIDALTPREALDLLYDLKREAGE; this is encoded by the coding sequence ATGATGGCCCAGTACCTCACGCTCAAGCGCGAGGCTGGCGACTGCCTGCTGTTCTATCGCATGGGCGATTTCTTCGAACTGTTCTTCGACGATGCGAAGACGGCGAGCGCCGTGCTCGACATCGCGCTGACCAGCCGGGGCGAGCACGACGGCGCGCCGATCCCGATGTGCGGCGTGCCGGTGCACGCGGCCGAAGGTTACCTCGCGCGTTTGATCAAAGCCGGCTGCCGGGTGGCGATCGCCGAGCAAATCGAATCGCCTGAGGAAGCCAAGAAGCGCGGCGGGTCGAAGGCGCTGGTCGCGCGCGACATCGTCCGCTTCGTCACAGCCGGGACCCTGACTGAAGAGGCGCTGCTCGAACCGCGAAGGGCCAACGTGCTTGCGGCGGTGTGCGAGATGCGCGGCATGGCGGGCATCGCCGCGTGCGACATCTCCACCGGGCGGATGGAACTCGAAGAATGCGCGCTGGCTGACCTGGGCGCCGCGCTGGCGCGCCTGTCTGCGAGCGAAGTAGTGATCCCCGAGGACCTGCCCTCCCGCTTGCGAGAGGGGTCAGGGGTGGGCCTGTTACCGGCAGGCGCGATTCCCCGCTCCGCCCACGAATTCTCCAGCGATGGCGGCGAAGCCAGGCTCAAGGGCATCCACGGCGTCGCCACGCTCGACGGCTTCGGCATGTTCACCCGGCCGATGCTTGCGGCTGCATGCGGGTTGATCGCCTATCTCGACCACGTCGGACGCGGCAACCTGCCGCTGCTCTTGCCGCCCGAAGGCCGCTCCACCGGCGAAGTCCTGGCCATGGACGAAGCCACCCGCGGCAGCCTGGAGATCGTCGAGTCCCAAGGCGGCGGAAGAGCGGGTAGCCTGCTGGCCGCGGTCGATCGCTGCGTCACCGGCGCGGGAGCCCGACAGCTGGCGGAAGACCTCGCCGCGCCGCTCGCGCAGAAGGCGGCCATCGATGAGCGGCTCAACCTTGTCCAATGGCTCTATGCCGATCCCTTGCTGCGCGCCGACTTGCGCGATGTGCTGCGCGCCCTGCCCGACCTCGGCCGCGCGCTCGGGCGCATCGTGGCCGGGCGTGGCTCGCCACGCGATCTGGGACAAATCCGCGACGGCTTGAGTGAGGCACGCCGGGTCCACGATCACCTGCAGGGCAAGCCCGACAAGCCGGCGCTGCTCGAAGCCTTGGTGCCGCGGCTCGGCGGGCATGGCGCGCTGACCGATCACTTGTCGCGCGCGCTCGTGCAAACGCCGCCGACCGAGCGATCGTCTGGCGGGTTCATTGCCGAGGGTTACGATGCCGCGCTCGACGAGTTGCGGCGGGTCTCTGGAAACGCCCGCCGGGCCATCGCGGCGCTGGAGTCGCGATATCGCGACGAGACCGGGATCGCCGCGCTCAAGATCCGGCACAACGGCGTGCTCGGCTACTTCATCGAGGTTCCGGCCAAGCACGCCGACCGGCTGATGGCGCCCGACAGCGGCTTCACTCACCGTCAGACGATGGCGGGCGCGGTACGGTTCAACTCGCTGCACCTGCACGAGGAAGCGAGCCGCATCGCCGAAGCTGGCGGCCACGCGCTGGTGGCGGAAGAGGCGCACTTCGAAGAGCTGGTCAGCGAAGTCGTGGCCGACCGCGAGCGGATTGCAGCCACCGCCGCGGCGCTGGCCCGGCTCGATGTCTCCGCCGGGCAGGCAGAGCGTGCGGCCGAGGGGGGCTGGTCACGGCCCGAGATCGTCGAGGACGCCTGCCTTGAGATCGAAGGCGGGCGTCATCCGGTGGTCGAAGCGGCGCTGGCCCAAGCGGGCGAGCGGTTCGTTGCCAACGACTGCCGCCTGGGGCCGAGCGATCGCCTGTGGCTTGTCGGCGGCCCGAACATGGGCGGCAAGTCGACCTTCCTGCGCCAGAACGCCCTCGTGGTGCTGCTCGCCCAGGCGGGCGGCTTCGTCCCGGCAGCGCGCGCCAGGGTTGGCCTGGTCGACCGCCTGTTCAGCCGCGTGGGTGCCGCGGATAACCTCGCACGCGGGCGCTCTACTTTCATGGTCGAGATGGTCGAGACCGCCGCGATCCTCGCCCAGGCGACCGAGCGCAGCTTCGTGATCCTCGACGAAGTGGGGCGCGGTACGTCGACTTACGACGGCCTCGCGCTTGCCTGGGCTGTCGCCGAGGCGATCCACGAGAACAACCGTTGCCGCTGCCTGTTCGCCACTCACTATCACGAGCTGGCCCGCCTGGCCGAGACTTGCCCGGCCCTTTCGCTGCACCACGTCCGGGCGAAGGAATGGAAGGGCGACCTGGTGCTGCTGCACGAAGTGGCCGAGGGGGCAGCGGATCGCAGCTACGGCCTCGCGGTGGCGAAGCTGGCGGGTGTGCCCAAGCCGGTGGTGGCACGGGCTCGCGCGGTGCTCGACAAGCTGGAGAAGGGCCGCGCGGAGACGGGCGGGCTTGCGGCGGGACTGGGCGAGCTACCGCTGTTTGCGGCGGCGGCGCATCTGGAGGAAGAGAGCCGGGATACGCTGCGCGATCGGCTGCACGGGCTGGATATTGACGCGCTGACTCCGCGCGAGGCGCTGGACTTGCTTTACGATCTCAAGCGCGAGGCCGGGGAGTAG